From the genome of Bradyrhizobium elkanii USDA 76, one region includes:
- a CDS encoding nuclear transport factor 2 family protein: MTAGSNDAERIYRLWDEALGNKDLEAALALYAADASIESPLVQHLMQTKDGIVRGRDELRAFIARVFRTNPPQRRRFKQGFFSDGRVLTWEYPRQSPDGDQMDLVEVMEIEDGLIRRHRVYWGWYALNVLKAS, from the coding sequence ATGACAGCCGGCAGCAACGACGCGGAACGCATCTACAGGCTCTGGGATGAAGCGCTCGGCAACAAGGACCTCGAGGCGGCGCTCGCGCTCTATGCAGCCGACGCCTCGATCGAGAGCCCGCTGGTCCAGCATTTGATGCAGACCAAGGACGGGATCGTCCGCGGCCGCGACGAGCTGCGCGCGTTCATCGCGCGCGTGTTCCGCACCAACCCGCCGCAACGGCGGCGCTTCAAGCAGGGTTTCTTCAGCGACGGCCGCGTCCTCACCTGGGAATATCCGCGGCAGTCTCCGGACGGCGACCAGATGGATCTGGTCGAGGTCATGGAGATCGAGGACGGCCTGATCCGGCGTCACCGTGTCTATTGGGGCTGGTACGCACTCAACGTGCTGAAGGCGAGTTAA
- a CDS encoding collagen-like protein: MADETISRQGSRGAQGPQGRQGEPGRPGPQGHPGRPGPEGARGKPGPQGKPGLVGKAGPQGKPGAQGKAGVQGPRGEAGPQGPQGPAGPRGEAGPPGQLPSIEQVMPWLHMIFDAWEDYKRTKEREAAEFAERDAAERAAAEAIALDVDAIDFADDDDEDDDHKKKKKHRKKDKK, translated from the coding sequence GTGGCTGACGAGACAATCTCCCGCCAGGGGTCACGAGGGGCGCAGGGGCCGCAGGGCCGTCAGGGCGAGCCGGGTCGGCCCGGTCCGCAGGGACATCCGGGGCGGCCGGGGCCGGAAGGTGCGCGCGGCAAGCCGGGTCCGCAGGGCAAGCCCGGACTGGTTGGGAAGGCGGGTCCCCAGGGCAAGCCGGGAGCGCAAGGCAAGGCGGGCGTGCAGGGTCCGCGCGGCGAAGCTGGTCCACAGGGACCGCAGGGACCGGCCGGCCCGCGCGGTGAAGCCGGTCCGCCCGGACAATTGCCGTCGATCGAGCAGGTGATGCCGTGGCTGCACATGATCTTCGACGCCTGGGAAGACTACAAGCGCACCAAGGAGCGTGAAGCCGCCGAGTTCGCCGAGCGCGATGCCGCCGAGCGCGCGGCAGCGGAAGCGATCGCGCTTGACGTCGACGCCATCGACTTCGCTGATGATGACGACGAGGACGACGATCACAAGAAAAAGAAGAAGCACCGCAAGAAGGACAAGAAGTAA
- a CDS encoding ArsR/SmtB family transcription factor, protein MGSSQALQPGFSRIAEALGDPVREAMVSALADGKALPAGELAAVAGISPQGASAHLQKLVDAHVLSVWAQGRFRYYRIRDDDVAALIESLVDLAAKATVGPRRAMPAEQLRQSRTCYHHLAGQLGVLLSNALIRRRLVVIDGRDGRVTEQGLAWCRAEAIDFDPARQPHLRLCNDWTERVPHLAGPFANAVLARLVEMRGVAPHRIPRALRITDRGRAFFDRLGVQVPF, encoded by the coding sequence GTGGGATCATCCCAAGCCCTGCAGCCAGGATTTTCGCGGATCGCCGAGGCATTGGGCGATCCGGTCCGCGAGGCGATGGTCAGTGCGCTGGCCGACGGCAAGGCGTTGCCGGCGGGCGAGCTTGCTGCGGTCGCCGGCATTTCGCCGCAAGGCGCCAGCGCGCATTTGCAGAAGCTGGTCGACGCCCACGTGCTTTCGGTGTGGGCACAGGGCAGGTTCAGATATTACCGGATCAGGGACGACGACGTCGCGGCGCTGATCGAGAGCCTCGTCGATCTTGCGGCCAAGGCCACCGTGGGGCCGCGGCGTGCGATGCCGGCCGAGCAGCTCAGGCAATCGCGCACCTGCTACCACCACCTTGCGGGTCAGCTCGGCGTGCTGTTGTCGAATGCGCTGATCCGACGCCGCCTCGTCGTGATCGACGGCCGCGATGGTCGTGTGACCGAGCAGGGGCTGGCCTGGTGCCGGGCCGAGGCGATCGATTTCGATCCGGCGCGGCAGCCGCATCTGCGGCTCTGCAACGACTGGACCGAGCGCGTGCCGCATCTCGCCGGTCCGTTTGCCAATGCCGTGCTGGCGCGGCTGGTCGAGATGCGCGGCGTTGCGCCGCATCGGATTCCGCGCGCATTGCGGATCACCGATCGGGGGCGGGCGTTCTTCGACCGGCTTGGCGTCCAGGTTCCGTTCTGA
- a CDS encoding helix-turn-helix domain-containing protein: MSYASTVPSPEALLPSLAPNEIVPLLIGATVDEVERELVLQTLARCDGNRTRAARVLGLSVRTLRNKIREYSADGIDVPLSEHAAA, encoded by the coding sequence ATGTCTTACGCGTCCACCGTACCGTCGCCGGAAGCGCTGCTGCCGTCGCTGGCTCCAAATGAAATCGTCCCACTGCTGATCGGCGCGACCGTCGATGAAGTCGAGCGCGAGCTCGTGCTGCAAACGCTTGCGCGCTGCGACGGCAATCGCACCCGCGCAGCGCGCGTGCTCGGGCTGTCGGTCCGGACGTTGCGGAACAAGATCCGCGAATATTCGGCCGACGGCATCGACGTGCCGCTGAGCGAGCACGCTGCAGCCTGA
- a CDS encoding DUF2188 domain-containing protein codes for MSHVIYKVVQHDGGWAYTVNGVFSEPFPTHAAALAAARRAANEQRVPGRTEAIQYETSDGKWLTETASGNDRPETEVEDGR; via the coding sequence ATGAGCCACGTGATCTACAAGGTCGTCCAGCACGACGGCGGCTGGGCCTATACCGTCAACGGGGTGTTCTCGGAACCATTTCCTACCCACGCCGCGGCACTCGCCGCTGCCCGACGCGCCGCCAACGAGCAGCGCGTCCCCGGCCGCACCGAGGCGATCCAGTACGAGACGTCGGACGGCAAATGGCTGACCGAAACCGCCTCCGGCAACGACCGCCCGGAGACCGAGGTCGAGGACGGCCGCTAG
- a CDS encoding DUF2277 domain-containing protein encodes MCRNIKTLFNFEPPATEDEIHASALQFVRKLSGFNKPSHSNEAAFNLAVAEVSTAARKLLISLQTTAPARDREVEAEKARERSRLRFG; translated from the coding sequence ATGTGCCGCAATATCAAGACGCTGTTCAACTTCGAGCCGCCCGCCACCGAGGACGAGATCCACGCCTCGGCGCTGCAGTTCGTGCGCAAACTGTCCGGCTTCAACAAGCCGTCGCACTCCAATGAGGCTGCATTCAATCTGGCCGTGGCCGAGGTCTCGACCGCCGCGCGCAAGCTCCTGATCTCGTTGCAGACCACGGCACCGGCGCGCGATCGCGAGGTGGAGGCGGAGAAGGCGAGGGAGCGTTCGCGCCTGCGGTTTGGCTGA
- a CDS encoding SDR family NAD(P)-dependent oxidoreductase, with the protein MALLDNHIAVITGAGSGIGRAIALGYGREGARVVLLDMNGDAAAEAAREIRNAGGKAESFALDVTNRDACVAMAKRVADKVGPVSILVNNAGIARRNGMLGTDEAVIKDWEDIISINLTGVFNVTHSFLAPLRKNKGRIVNIGSIQSFVHLRTPSSPAYTASKHGVLGFTKALAAELGKDGVRVNAIGPGFIETPLNEKVRATNPDLVKVFMDHTPLGRAGKPEDIVGPAIFLASDLSAYVSGSIVMVDGGYRTL; encoded by the coding sequence ATGGCCCTTCTCGACAATCACATCGCCGTCATTACCGGTGCAGGCTCGGGCATCGGGCGTGCCATCGCACTCGGCTACGGCCGCGAGGGCGCGCGCGTGGTGCTGCTCGACATGAACGGCGATGCGGCGGCGGAAGCGGCCAGGGAGATCCGCAATGCCGGCGGCAAGGCGGAGAGCTTTGCGCTCGACGTGACCAATCGCGACGCCTGTGTCGCGATGGCAAAGCGAGTGGCCGACAAGGTCGGGCCGGTCTCGATCCTGGTCAACAATGCCGGCATCGCGCGCCGCAACGGCATGCTCGGCACCGACGAGGCCGTGATCAAGGATTGGGAAGACATCATCTCGATCAATCTCACCGGCGTGTTCAACGTGACGCATTCGTTCCTCGCGCCACTGCGCAAGAACAAGGGACGCATCGTCAACATCGGCTCGATCCAGTCCTTCGTGCATCTGCGCACGCCGAGTTCGCCGGCCTATACCGCCTCCAAGCACGGCGTGCTCGGCTTCACCAAGGCGTTGGCCGCCGAGCTCGGCAAGGATGGTGTGCGCGTCAATGCAATCGGGCCGGGCTTCATCGAGACGCCGTTGAACGAGAAGGTGCGCGCCACCAATCCCGACCTCGTCAAGGTCTTCATGGACCACACCCCGCTCGGCCGCGCCGGCAAGCCGGAGGACATCGTCGGCCCCGCCATCTTCCTCGCCTCGGACCTGTCGGCCTATGTCTCGGGATCGATCGTGATGGTCGATGGCGGATACCGCACATTGTGA